The DNA window ACAGATGCACCACGATGGCGCCAGTCGGTTCGGCCGGAAATCCGAGGTCGACCCCGGCGTTGTCACATCCGGCGGCAAGCGCCGCGACCACCGCGAGGCCCGCCCGAGACAAGGAGAAGGTTCGCATGGCTCAGTACTCCAGGCGCAGGCCAACCCGGACCGAGCGGGGATCGCCGCGCCGGACCAGGAGGGAGCCGAAATTGGGATTCGCAACGAGCGGCAGGGTCAGAATCCCCGACCCGCCGGATCCGATACTGCCCGCCGGATCGACCAGCACGAGCGCACGGTCGACGATCCCGGTTTCGGTCGCCACCAGATTGAAGGCATCGACCGTTAGGGCGAGTCGATCGCCGAGCCGACCGACCGGAAGCCCGACCGAGAGACTCAGGTCGAAGGCCTGATGCAGCGTTTCCCGGCAGCTGTTCCGAACCGCGAAGCCTCCGGTTGCACCACCCTCGCAACCGGCATTCCGCAGCGCGGCGTCCACACCGGCGACCGCTGTACCGAGGTGGGCCGGATCGTTGTTGCCTGATCCGTCCGCATTGACGTCGACCCCGGGCCGGAATCCCGGCGTGAACGGCAGTCCCGAGCGAACCCGGTAGCGACCCGAGAGTGTCAAAGGCGATCGACCGCCCGTCGAGATTCGGAGGAGTGCGGTCCCCCGATGCGGCACGTCGAAGTCCGATCGTCCCTTGGCCCAGTCGACGCCATTCAGCCCATCGGGAAACGGGTTCAACTGATCGGTCGGATCAGCCGACCGCGACCCGATCAGATTGTCTTCAGTCTTGGAGTAGGTGTACGAGGCTATCAAGGCGACCCGACCGCTCAGCCGCTGCTCGAGCCTTGCCGCGAACTCGTAGTAGGTGGCGTATCCGGTCGGCGAAAGCCCGCTGACGAGATCGAAGCCCGTAAAGCGACGGTTGCCTTCGGGAACCGCGGCGACGAGTCCGCCGAGCTTGACCAGTGAGCCATAAACCGGGCGGCCTTCCTGCGTAGCCGCCACCGGCGCAGCCAGCCGATTGAGATCCTCGCGGCGCAGCAGGTAATCGGTGTGGTGATAGGCACCGGAGAGGTGCAACGTGGCGTCGCCCAGGCTCCGGCTGATTCCGAAATCGAGCTTAGCGGTTCGCGGCGCACGGATCGTGGTGTTGAGCAGGGTCAGGCGCTCTCCGGCAATCGGCGCCGCGCTCAGACCCGGAAGCGCCGGCCAGGCATCGAATCCGCCGACCCCGCGATGCACCATGACCTCGCGATCGAAGAGAATCGACTCGGCAAAGGCAAACCGATCGAGGGGCGCGAAGGAATAGCCAGCGCCGCCTCGCACGACCCAGTCGCCCGCGTTCTGCCAAACGAAGCCGAGCCGCGGCGAAATGTTGACGCTGTTCTGGTAGACTTCCTCGCGTGCTACAGTGATCGCTTCCCACACCGGGTTGGTATTGACCTTGTCGGTCGGAAGCGTGAAGTAGTCGATCCGAGTTCCCAACAGAATGGAGAGGCTCGGCGACACGGACCAGGTGTCCTGCAGGAATGCTCCGAGCTGCGCCGTCGTGAAGCTCGCCGCCTCGGCGGGACCCACGACCTGTGAGAAGACGCCCTGCCCAGCGCCGAAGCCGTCCACTGATCCGAAGAGGAACGCTCCGCTCGCTCCGTAACGGTAATCCTGGCGGTAGTCGATCAGACTCGCGCTGCCACCGACCTTGATCTGGTGGACGCCCGCGCGCAGCTGGACCGCGTTCGAGATATCGAAGGTCTTCTGGTCGAAGAGGGCCGGGAGGCCCAGGGAACGA is part of the Gemmatimonadales bacterium genome and encodes:
- a CDS encoding TonB-dependent receptor → MSLPQRWKIVRVWIAVCLATAGVSGPLAAQSLTSGSLQGVVVGVDGGPLDGAQVTIETATGGAVGSFQTGFSGTFGINLLAAGEYRVLVEQAGYQPVRRIGIVVAPGQQTSISVVLERRPPPILAVEEQVERASPSGMARARLVSRIELTSHEARRDLSDVASGLSEFVAPVDGRAGLALSAGGLPGWRSRLIVDGVPETLLSHPGFPDQPALTPIFARDGLDQVSVLGAPVDLEWRGGLGTTIAAQTRRGGNRLLFQPYLSASSGALGARPLDNPADSTALSLRGGVFLSGPIVTDTASFALRFDFQSVETPSSYAWAQDAATYRGQAVSLREVLPAIAADSFGTQIGSLVAPPVRRWRGGSGSGRVDWRLGAAHEVAVRAGLAVWKEEAGLLGSELVSGAGSELSARDASAALTVTSRGTLISNELRVGFGLARREYGGTAVPSTTVVGSGAAFGRSLGLPALFDQKTFDISNAVQLRAGVHQIKVGGSASLIDYRQDYRYGASGAFLFGSVDGFGAGQGVFSQVVGPAEAASFTTAQLGAFLQDTWSVSPSLSILLGTRIDYFTLPTDKVNTNPVWEAITVAREEVYQNSVNISPRLGFVWQNAGDWVVRGGAGYSFAPLDRFAFAESILFDREVMVHRGVGGFDAWPALPGLSAAPIAGERLTLLNTTIRAPRTAKLDFGISRSLGDATLHLSGAYHHTDYLLRREDLNRLAAPVAATQEGRPVYGSLVKLGGLVAAVPEGNRRFTGFDLVSGLSPTGYATYYEFAARLEQRLSGRVALIASYTYSKTEDNLIGSRSADPTDQLNPFPDGLNGVDWAKGRSDFDVPHRGTALLRISTGGRSPLTLSGRYRVRSGLPFTPGFRPGVDVNADGSGNNDPAHLGTAVAGVDAALRNAGCEGGATGGFAVRNSCRETLHQAFDLSLSVGLPVGRLGDRLALTVDAFNLVATETGIVDRALVLVDPAGSIGSGGSGILTLPLVANPNFGSLLVRRGDPRSVRVGLRLEY